In a genomic window of Mercenaria mercenaria strain notata chromosome 19, MADL_Memer_1, whole genome shotgun sequence:
- the LOC123542643 gene encoding uncharacterized protein LOC123542643 — MEIIVFNFVIVIFNIFGRFCSVKPTSDFIQFRRINALDGITCQASQNIFNVTGVQSEIQCSLLCTEAQTCVGVFHQPQTKECFGCSSFTADETLSRAGIWFYGRVPGTNVAEGKETTMSSVSSVYTDYGGEKGVDGITNQDLFQGFCFHTNYETSPWWRVDLGGKYEIFSIKLYNMLNSGIYSDYF; from the exons ATGGAGATCATAGTTTTTAATTTCGTTATtgtgattttcaacattttcggTAGATTTTGTAGTGTTAAACCTACCAGTGATTTTATCCAGTTTAGAAGAATCAACGCTTTAGATGGGATAACATGTCAGGCttcccaaaatatttttaatgtaacagGTGTACAAAGTGAAATCCAGTGCTCACTGCTTTGTACAGAAGCACAGACATGTGTTGGAGTGTTTCACCAGCCGCAAACAAAGGAATGCTTTGGCTGCAGCTCTTTCACAGCAGACGAGACATTGTCACGTGCGGGAATATGGTTCTATGGACGAg TTCCTGGGACAAATGTTGCTGAAGGCAAGGAGACGACAATGTCTAGTGTGTCGAGCGTATATACCGATTATGGGGGAGAAAAGGGTGTAGATGGCATCACGAACCAAGATCTCTTTCAAGGCTTCTGCTTTCATACAAACTATGAAACTAGTCCTTGGTGGCGGGTTGATCTCGGAGGCAAATATGAAATCTTCAGTATCAAGTTATATAACATGTTGAATTCCGGTATTTATTCAGATTACTTTTAA